AACCAGGTCAACAATGTCGTTGCTTTCCCTGGAATCTTCAAAGGCGCTCTGGAAGGACGCGCAACTAAGATTACAGAAGAGATGAAACTTGCAACTGCAAAAGCAATCGCAAGCCTTGTTCCGGATGAAGAACTGAACGAAAACAATATTCTTCCGGAAGCTTTCGACCCTCGCGTTGCAGACGTTGTAAGCGAAGCTGTGAAGGAATTGATTTAATGGCTGTTTACTGGGGCGAAAAGAGATACCATTCTCTGGACTATTATCTCAAAAACACCTATGGCAGCAAATTATATAAACTATCACTGAACGGAGGCATGACTTGTCCGAACCGAGATGGAACATGCGGAACCCGTGGCTGCATTTTCTGCAGTCAGGGTGGTTCTGGTGATTTTGCCGAATCACCTTCCGAGACGATTCGTGAACAGATTGAACATGGAAAATCTAAAGTCGCCGCCAAATATGGAGGCGGTTCTTATATTGCATACTTTCAAGCATATACGAACACTTATGCACCTGTAGACTACCTTCGTAAAATATTTACTGAGGCAATCATGCACCCGGATATCAGAATTCTTTCTGTAGCAACAAGACCGGACTGTCTCGGTGAAGATATTTTAAATCTTCTTCATGAATTAAATCAGATCAAACCTGTCTGGATTGAGCTTGGACTTCAGACAATTCATGAAGATACGGCATCTTATATCCGGCGCGGCTATGATCTTCCGGTATTTGAACATGCATTAAAGAGACTTCGTCAAATGGGTATTCCGGTAATCGTACACACGATTCTCGGACTTCCAGGAGAAGATATCAAGCGGAATCTTGAGACTATGCATTATCTGAATGAACACCACATTCAGGGAATCAAGCTACAGCTTTTACATGTTCTGAAATACACAGATCTCGCGGACGATTACCTGACAGGCAGATTTTCTATTTATTCCATGGAAGAATATTTTGAAGTCTTAAGTTCCTGTATCTGCAATCTGAGTCCGGATATTGTCATTCATCGGCTCACCGGGGACGGTCCAAAAGATCTTCTGATTGCTCCTACCTGGAGCACAAACAAACGACATGTCTTAAACCAGATGCAGTCCTGGTTCAAGATTCACGACATCTGGCAGGGAAAGGAGTTGTAAATTATGGCAGAAGCATTTAAACTTTATAAACTGATCATTCTGTATATGCTGGATAAGGTGGATTTCCCACTGACTAATTCCCAGATTTCAGAATTCATTTTAAACGAAGGCTACACGACATATTTTAAATTGCAACAGGCTCTTTCAGAGCTTTTGGATTCTGGATTTATTCGTGAAGAGTCCACGCACACAAGAACATTTTATCACCTGACAGAAGAAGGCGAGGAAACAATTCATTACTTTAAAAATGATATTTCACCTGCAATCCAGGAAGATATTAACAGTTTTCTCAGTAATAAACAATATGAACTGAAAAATGAAGTTGCCATAAAA
The sequence above is drawn from the Dorea formicigenerans genome and encodes:
- a CDS encoding DUF4364 family protein, which translates into the protein MAEAFKLYKLIILYMLDKVDFPLTNSQISEFILNEGYTTYFKLQQALSELLDSGFIREESTHTRTFYHLTEEGEETIHYFKNDISPAIQEDINSFLSNKQYELKNEVAIKADYYRNPNMEYCVRCQILERDAPLIDLTLTVPTESEAMAIAANWTQKNEKIYANLMAELL
- a CDS encoding TIGR01212 family radical SAM protein (This family includes YhcC from E. coli K-12, an uncharacterized radical SAM protein.); protein product: MAVYWGEKRYHSLDYYLKNTYGSKLYKLSLNGGMTCPNRDGTCGTRGCIFCSQGGSGDFAESPSETIREQIEHGKSKVAAKYGGGSYIAYFQAYTNTYAPVDYLRKIFTEAIMHPDIRILSVATRPDCLGEDILNLLHELNQIKPVWIELGLQTIHEDTASYIRRGYDLPVFEHALKRLRQMGIPVIVHTILGLPGEDIKRNLETMHYLNEHHIQGIKLQLLHVLKYTDLADDYLTGRFSIYSMEEYFEVLSSCICNLSPDIVIHRLTGDGPKDLLIAPTWSTNKRHVLNQMQSWFKIHDIWQGKEL